A single Fundulus heteroclitus isolate FHET01 chromosome 4, MU-UCD_Fhet_4.1, whole genome shotgun sequence DNA region contains:
- the gtf2a2 gene encoding transcription initiation factor IIA subunit 2, with amino-acid sequence MAYQLYRNTTLGNSLQESLDELIQTQQITPQLALQVLLQFDKAINAALASRVRNRVNFRGSLNTYRFCDNVWTFVLNDVEFREVTELVKVDKVKIVACDGKNSGSNAAE; translated from the exons aTGGCTTACCAGTTGTACCGGAACACCACGCTGGGAAACAGCCTCCAGGAAAGTCTGGACGAGCTCATTCAG ACCCAGCAGATCACCCCCCAGCTGGCCCTGCAGGTTCTGCTCCAGTTCGACAAAGCCATCAACGCGGCGCTGGCCAGCCGGGTCCGGAACCGAGTCAACTTCAGG GGCTCGCTGAACACCTACCGGTTCTGTGACAACGTTTGGACCTTTGTTCTGAACGACGTGGAGTTCCGCGAGGTGACGGAGCTGGTGAAGGTGGACAAGGTGAAGATCGTCGCCTGTGATGGAAAGA ACTCGGGGTCCAACGCCGCAGAGTGA
- the LOC105919407 gene encoding zinc finger protein 395 — MMPNSRLGKRSPFGALVCSPCPLTHQSSTAVATGQQGISRIRGHSDLKVYFQCGGAGDPQSDAVAQPASSASPSCSRSISSCIDVPRSCPAQQEVDMDELMAAMVLSSLSCSPPPQSSAHRATAAPWTDSGTVELSDSSSSGYWSVDRGPRSPGPPSPAAEANGRSATPPDEGLDMELDQVLFEEPAPRKRRNSLKVAYRCLWPSCGKVLTSLVGIKRHIRTTHLCHGGEHERCSRSEEDFYYSEINQWDGPLQQSPPSAPQCGPTSSPPSPPSSPSPPSCSTLSRSAPSPCSSIWQVQSEHSYQAPPPSHVVSPGASASCRVTAPPTTCSRQGAAVRVRSVSVGEQWLQHQSAPCRRIRSEAKKCRKVYGIEHRELWCTACRWKKACQRFLD; from the exons ATGATGCCCAACAGCCGTCTGGGGAAACGCTCGCCGTTCGGAGCGCTGGTGTGCTCCCCCTGTCCGCTGACGCACCAGAGCAGCACCGCTGTGGCGACGGGACAACAAGGCATCAGCAGAATCCGAGGCCACAGCGATCTGAAG GTGTACTTTCAGTGTGGAGGAGCAGGTGACCCTCAGAGCGACGCCGTAGCCCAGCCCGCATCCTCAGCATCTCCATCCTGCAGCAGATCCATCTCCTCCTGCATCGACGTCCCCAGAAG TTGCCCCGCTCAGCAGGAGGTGGACATGGACGAGCTGATGGCAGCCATGGTGCTCAGCAGTCTGTCCTGCAGTCCTCCGCCGCAGAGCTCCGCCCACAGAGCAACCGCAG CTCCTTGGACGGACTCTGGCACCGTCGAGCtctcagacagcagcagcagcggctacTGGAGCGTCGACCGCGGCCCCAGGAGCCCCGGCCCCCCCTCGCCAGCAGCCGAGGCCAACGGCAGGTCGGCCACGCCCCCTGATGAGGGCCTGGACATGGAGCTGGACCAGGTTCTGTTTGAAGAACCGGCTCCTCGGAAACGCAGG AACTCGCTGAAGGTGGCGTACCGGTGTCTGTGGCCGAGCTGCGGGAAGGTGCTGACCTCCCTGGTGGGAATTAAACGTCACATCAGGACGACGCACCTGTG CCACGGCGGCGAACATGAGCGATGCTCTCgcagtgaggaggacttttattACTCCGAGATCAACCAATGGGACGGGCCGCTCCAGCAgtctcctccctctgctccccAGTGTGGCCCCACCTcctcccccccctctcctccctCATCTCCATCTCCTCCCAGCTGCAGCACTCTCAGTCGCTCTGCCCCTTCCCCTTGTAGCAGCATCTGGCAGGTCCAATCAGAGCACTCCTACCAG GCTCCGCCCCCGAGTCATGTGGTTTCACCTGGAGCTTCCGCCTCATGCCGGGTGACAGCCCCGCCCACCACATGCAGCAGACAG GGAGCGGCGGTCCGGGTGCGATCAGTCAGCGTGGGCGAGCAGTGGCTGCAGCACcagagcgccccctgcag GAGGATTCGAAGCGAGGCCAAGAAGTGTCGGAAAGTTTACGGCATCGAGCATCGGGAGCTGTGGTGCACGGCGTGCCGCTGGAAGAAGGCCTGCCAGCGCTTCCTGGACTGA